From Salvia splendens isolate huo1 chromosome 3, SspV2, whole genome shotgun sequence, a single genomic window includes:
- the LOC121796393 gene encoding UDP-glucuronate 4-epimerase 4-like, translating into MSQLKPILSHLDPIIPSSTGKFKSAPYAFHRVRFHPRLTLWSFLLLFFVLLLFFCSPPAASPAGKRRSLHTLSPNWEIKARNSAKGGGLTVLVTGAAGFVGTHVAMALKKRGDGVVGLDNFNSYYETGLKKARKSLLERQGVFIIEGDINDGSLLAKLFEIVHFSHVMHLAAQAGVRYAMQNPNSYIHSNIKGFVSLLEACKNANPQPSIVWASSSSVYGLNSKVPFSEKDRTDQPASLYAATKKAGEEIAHTYNHIYGLSITGLRFFTVYGPWGRPDMAYYFFTKDILRGKEIKIFQGAARDFTYIDDVVKGCLAALDTAKKSTGSSSGGAKRGAAQLRIYNLGNTSPVPVGKLVSILEKLLEVKARKKVLQMPRNGDVLFTHANVSLARKEIGYNPTVDLETGLARFVKWYVSYYASKKKTV; encoded by the coding sequence ATGAGTCAACTGAAGCCCATactctcacacttagacccgaTCATCCCCTCCTCCACCGGAAAATTCAAATCGGCGCCGTATGCCTTCCACCGCGTCCGCTTCCACCCGAGGCTCACCCTCTGGTcattcctcctcctcttcttcgtcctcctcctcttcttctgcTCTCCCCCAGCCGCCTCCCCCGCCGGAAAGCGCCGCAGCCTCCACACCCTGAGCCCTAATTGGGAAATCAAGGCCCGAAATTCGGCCAAGGGCGGCGGTCTCACCGTCCTCGTCACCGGCGCCGCTGGCTTCGTCGGCACCCACGTGGCGATGGCCCTGAAGAAGCGCGGCGACGGAGTGGTCGGCCTCGACAATTTCAACAGCTACTACGAAACCGGGCTGAAGAAAGCCCGAAAAAGCCTCCTGGAACGGCAGGGCGTGTTCATCATCGAGGGCGACATAAACGACGGCTCTCTGCTGGCGAAATTGTTCGAGATCGTCCATTTCAGTCACGTGATGCATCTGGCCGCACAGGCCGGAGTCCGCTACGCAATGCAGAATCCGAATTCATACATCCACAGCAACATCAAGGGCTTCGTCAGCTTGCTCGAAGCCTGCAAGAACGCAAACCCTCAGCCCAGCATCGTCTGGGCTTCCTCCAGCTCCGTCTACGGCCTCAATTCCAAGGTCCCCTTCTCGGAGAAGGACAGGACCGATCAGCCTGCCAGCTTGTACGCCGCCACCAAGAAGGCCGGCGAAGAGATCGCTCACACATACAACCACATATACGGCCTATCCATTACCGGGCTGCGCTTCTTCACCGTCTACGGGCCTTGGGGGAGGCCCGACATGGCCTACTACTTCTTCACCAAGGACATACTAAGAGGGAAAGAGATCAAGATTTTCCAAGGGGCCGCCAGGGATTTCACCTACATTGATGATGTGGTGAAGGGTTGTTTGGCAGCATTAGACACGGCCAAGAAGAGCACCGGCAGCAGCAGCGGGGGGGCCAAGAGGGGGGCAGCCCAGCTGAGGATATACAATTTGGGGAACACCAGCCCCGTACCTGTGGGGAAGCTGGTCAGCATATTGGAGAAGTTGCTCGAGGTGAAGGCCAGGAAGAAGGTGCTGCAGATGCCCAGGAACGGCGACGTTTTGTTTACTCATGCCAATGTAAGTTTGGCCAGGAAGGAGATTGGTTATAACCCCACTGTTGATCTTGAAACTGGGCTGGCTAGGTTTGTCAAGTGGTATGTTAGTTACTATGCGTCCAAGAAGAAGACTGTCTGA
- the LOC121797089 gene encoding probable polyamine transporter At3g19553: MNLLTKNVSLSPSVREDEEREEPNPNPKLTILPLIALIFYEVSGGPFGVEDSVRAGGGPLLSLLGFLIFPFFWSIPEALVTAELATSFPENGGYVLWISSAFGHFWGFQEGFWKWFSGVMDNALYPVLFLDYLNDSFPIFNHTIASALLGITMSLTYLNYRGLHIVGFSAVLLACFSLLPFVVMGLLSIPRIRPRRWLALDHAKVDWRGYFNSLFWNLNYWDNASTLAGEIENPSSTFPRALLGAVVLLVCSYLVPLLTGTGAVETDPTEWTDGYFAQIGMLIGGSWLKWWIQAAAALSNMGLFEAEMSSDAYQLLGMSQIGMLPSGIYRSKYGTPTFSILCSASGVIFLSWMSFQEILEFLNFLYAVGMLFEFAAFIKLRIQKPELHRPYKVPLDTFGAAMLCLPPVLLLVLVMCLASLKTFIMSAAVIFLGFASYPVLNHAKEQNWIKFNTDETTLRPSTDSDLEGHLEHQELTDEESHNLLADFPSSTTGQASAVVSSEGDPQLE; this comes from the exons atgaactTATTAACTAAGAACG tctccctctctccctctgtGCGCGAGGACGAGGAGAGGGAGGagccaaatccaaatccaaagcTGACGATACTACCTCTAATCGCCTTGATTTTCTACGAGGTCTCCGGAGGCCCCTTCGGAGTGGAGGATTCCGTCAGAGCTGGCGGCGgccctctcctctctctccttGGTTTTCTAATTTTCCCCTTTTTCTGGAGCATCCCCGAAGCCCTAGTCACGGCCGAGCTCGCCACCAGTTTCCCTGAAAACGGCGGCTACGTGCTTTGGATATCGTCTGCCTTCGGCCATTTTTGGGGATTTCAGGAAGGCTTTTGGAAATGGTTCAGCGGGGTTATGGATAACGCCCTTTATCCGGTACTCTTCCTCGATTATCTCAACGACTCTTTCCCCATTTTCAACCACACCATTGCCAGTGCTTTGTTAGGGATTACAATGTCGTTGACCTACTTGAATTACAGAGGATTGCACATTGTCGGATTCTCAGCTGTTTTACTCGCTTGCTTCTCGCTTCTGCCGTTTGTTGTGATGGGCCTTTTGTCGATCCCCCGGATTAGGCCCAGGCGCTGGTTGGCGTTGGATCACGCCAAGGTGGATTGGAGGGGCTACTTCAATAGCTTGTTTTGGAATCTCAATTACTGGGACAATGCTAGTACATTGGCTGGGGAGATTGAGAATCCCAGTAGTACCTTTCCCAGGGCGCTGCTGGGGGCGGTGGTGCTGCTGGTGTGCTCCTATTTGGTCCCTCTGCTTACTGGGACAGGCGCTGTGGAGACCGATCCCACTGAGTGGACTGACGGTTACTTCGCCCAGATAGGGATGCTCATCGGTGGTTCTTGGTTGAAGTGGTGGATCCAGGCTGCAGCTGCTTTGTCCAACATGGGCTTGTTTGAAGCTGAGATGAGCAGCGATGCCTACCAGCTGCTGGGGATGAGCCAGATTGGGATGCTCCCTTCAG GAATTTATAG ATCAAAATACGGGACTCCCACATTCAGCATTCTGTGTTCTGCAAGCGGCGTCATATTCCTCTCATGGATGAGTTTCCAGGAGATTCTTGAATTCCTAAACTTCCTCTACGCCGTTGGAATGCTGTTCGAGTTTGCAGCCTTCATCAAGCTGCGAATACAGAAGCCAGAACTACACAGGCCTTACAAAGTCCCCTTGGATACATTTGGTGCTGCGATGCTCTGCCTGCCTCCGGTGTTGTTGCTCGTTTTGGTGATGTGTCTTGCGTCCTTGAAGACGTTCATAATGAGCGCTGCTGTGATCTTTCTGGGATTTGCTTCGTATCCCGTCTTGAACCATGCAAAGGAGCAGAATTGGATCAAGTTCAACACAGATGAAACTACATTAAGGCCATCAACTGACTCTGATCTTGAAGGCCATTTGGAGCATCAAGAGCTCACCGATGAGGAATCTCACAACCTTCTAGCAGATTTTCCGTCTTCTACAACCGGCCAAGCCTCGGCTGTCGTCTCCTCGGAGGGGGACCCGCAGTTGGAGTAG